One genomic region from Magallana gigas chromosome 3, xbMagGiga1.1, whole genome shotgun sequence encodes:
- the LOC136273791 gene encoding uncharacterized protein has translation MASPMRRPLPAHLPKQRGQQARIELNVLRLDEDGNSLYDEDFDPNVCHCFPNTSSLHIPSMLYDHINCPHHNTKHIQPAQAQVFAYPWTAATNKRRQTVGGGGRKPRSPAADSLVSDKLSLIEEEPRTPFVIKTAPPFANPSVFMESKGEPPFTAPAYSRWESHGGKDVPRAQSVPSLTGYNQPRTPRQYEDPNPNISTPYVTNYNRRPVSIRDRQFDGRYIDPKDGQVYKFRVKYGKKEIEADRKQDDTIREEPEEYN, from the exons ATGGCGTCGCCCATGCGCCGGCCGCTCCCCGCCCATTTGCCAAAACAAAGAGGTCAACAAGCACGGATAGAACTTAACGTTCTCCGACTGGACGAGGATGGAAACAGCTTGTATGACGAGGACTTTGACCCAAATGTCTGTCACTGTTTTCCGAACACCAGCAGTCTTCATATTCCGTCAATGCTCTACGACCACATCAACTGTCCTCATCACAACACCAAACATATTCAGCCTGCTCAAGCGCAAGTGTTTGCATATCCATGGACAGCGGCGACCAATAAACGCCGACAGACAGTAGGAGGGGGAGGGAGGAAACCTCGTTCCCCAGCAGCTGACTCGCTGGTGTCCGACAAGCTAAGCCTAATCGAGGAAGAGCCGCGGACTCCATTCGTCATCAAAACTGCTCCTCCATTTGCTAATCCATCTGTGTTTATGGAAAGCAAAGGGGAACCCCCGTTCACCGCCCCAGCCTATTCAAGATGGGAGAGCCACGGCGGTAAAGATGTTCCACGCGCTCAAAGTGTCCCCTCCCTGACAGGGTATAATCAACCAAGAACACCTAGACAATACGAAGATCCAAACCCCAATATCAGCACTCCATACGTCACTAACTACAACAGAAGGCCCGTCTCTATTCGTGACAGACAATTTGATGGACGCTACATAGACCCAA aGGATGGGCAGGTTTACAAATTTAGAGTAAAATACGGCAAGAAGGAGATTGAGGCTGATCGCAAGCAGGATGACACAATAAGGGAGGAACCGGAAGAGTACAACTAA
- the LOC105323380 gene encoding uncharacterized protein DDB_G0290301 isoform X1, giving the protein MTSMNDAAKALKHTSQGSRVGTNQQQTRGSQNQSRQGKQGENPTHGQSRQGSLQDQNLNQSRQRSQQDHNLNQSRQNHDLNQSRQRSQQNHDLNQSRQRSQQNHDLNQSRQNHDLNQSRQRSQQNHDLNQSRQKSQQNHDLNQSRQRSQQDHDLNQSRQQTSRQEPNLNQSRSHHVGDEGITSRHGSQRLPSQLDARSRQRTQEGLGTQNRNRSVMQSAGGWSNREDLLPQPDEYQQVVTPHSQRPSRRGGGSTRPSQVSQANGSRRSVAPSYREEDEDEYDEDEEDEESDNGDFVDYYPEYAPPPSVKRKGARVETADNYETCSCFPKRKNKNIPSMVYENITCVHNGLKGQSHAGVYRFDDNWIERDVQTANEQNVSGKKGKKKQKTINRPKIKYIYGYPKPVLPAVSDEEEEDDADDDDEYYDEDMSDEDIDALSTRSKNQARSQSSKNKEKASKKRKHKQRDNLGSRVEEMEDDYDDDEDDEENPQGALTREEAYYPVALPQIGHSPPPSREKSRYSTRSQNALPPLPESPFIIANKNKKASIKPTQSVRSSHRDPSVSYQSGRHSAPDMRSLPSPRQQKPITKTRRFQGVYFDPVRKRAVPYDISWNGHLDQNGGRMSSRMPNRMRSSSRYSKTDIPEEDDDYYDEDDDDEDYEYADNR; this is encoded by the exons ATGACATCTATGAACGATGCGGCGAAGGCGTTGAAGCACACTTCACAGGGTTCAAGAGTAGGGACAAACCAACAACAGACAAGAGGGTCCCAAAACCAATCACGGCAGGGAAAACAGGGAGAAAACCCGACCCACGGGCAGTCACGTCAGGGATCACTTCAGGACCAGAATCTCAACCAATCCAGACAGAGATCCCAACAGGATCACAACTTGAACCAATCCAGGCAAAATCATGACTTGAACCAGTCCAGGCAGAGATCTCAACAAAATCATGACTTGAACCAATCCAGGCAAAGATCTCAACAAAATCATGACTTGAACCAATCCAGGCAAAATCATGACTTGAACCAGTCCAGGCAGAGATCTCAACAAAATCATGACTTGAACCAATCCAGGCAGAAATCTCAACAAAATCATGACTTGAACCAATCCAGGCAAAGATCTCAACAAGATCACGACTTGAACCAATCTAGACAACAGACATCCCGTCAGGAGCCAAATCTGAACCAATCACGGTCCCATCATGTAGGTGATGAGGGTATAACGTCCAGACATGGAAGTCAGCGGCTCCCTAGTCAGTTGGACGCTAGATCCAGACAACGGACTCAGGAGGGACTTGGGACACAGAACAGAAACCGGTCAGTGATGCAGTCTGCCGGGGGATGGAGCAACAGAGAGGACCTCCTCCCTCAGCCTGATGAATATCAACAGGTTGTAACCCCACATTCCCAACGTCCATCCCGGAGAGGAGGCGGATCGACCAGGCCGTCACAGGTCTCTCAGGCAAACGGTTCCAGAAGATCGGTGGCTCCTTCTTATCGGGAAGAAGATGAGGACGAGTATGATGAAGACGAAGAGGACGAGGAAAGTGATAATGGAGACTTTGTGGACTATTACCCTGAATACGCCCCACCCCCTTCAGTGAAGCGAAAAGGGGCGAGAGTGGAAACTGCTGATAATTACGAAACCTGCAGTTGTTTTCcgaaaaggaaaaataaaaacattccgTCCATGGTTTATGAAAATATCACGTGTGTTCATAACGGATTAAAAGGTCAATCGCACGCAGGTGTTTACAGGTTCGATGACAACTGGATCGAAAGAGACGTCCAAACAGCCAACGAACAAAACGTGAGTGGAAAGAAAGGCAagaaaaagcaaaaaacaattaatagaCCAAAGATTAAGTACATTTACGGTTATCCCAAACCAGTCCTCCCTGCGGTTTCAGACGAAGAGGAGGAAGATGATGCTGATGACGATGATGAGTATTATGATGAAGACATGTCTGATGAAGACATAGATGCTTTATCTACCAGGAGTAAAAATCAAGCACGTTCACAAAGTtccaaaaacaaagaaaaagcaTCTAAAAAGAGGAAGCATAAGCAAAGAGATAATCTTGGTTCTAGGGTTGAAGAAATGGAAGACGATTacgatgatgatgaagatgatgaggAAAATCCTCAGGGTGCGCTTACGCGGGAAGAGGCTTATTACCCGGTGGCGCTCCCACAGATCGGGCACTCCCCGCCCCCGTCGCGAGAGAAGTCTCGTTACTCCACGAGATCACAGAACGCTCTCCCGCCGCTTCCAGAAAGTCCTTTCATTATAGCCAACAAAAACAAGAAAGCGTCCATAAAACCGACGCAGTCTGTCCGTTCAAGCCACAGGGACCCGTCTGTTTCGTACCAGAGTGGTAGACACTCGGCCCCAGATATGCGATCGCTACCGTCGCCCCGGCAACAGAAACCTATCACGAAAACTAGACGGTTCCAAGGTGTTTACTTCGATCCAG ttCGGAAAAGAGCCGTTCCATACGACATATCTTGGAATGGGCACCTCGATCAGAATGGTGGAAGAATGTCCTCGCGCATGCCCAATCGCATGAGAAGTAGTAGTCGGTATAGCAAGACGGATATTCCCGAGGAAGATGATGATTATTACGACGAGGACGACGACGATGAAGATTATGAATATGCAGATAATCGATGA
- the LOC105323380 gene encoding uncharacterized protein DDB_G0290301 isoform X2, which produces MTSMNDAAKALKHTSQGSRVGTNQQQTRGSQNQSRQGKQGENPTHGQSRQGSLQDQNLNQSRQRSQQDHNLNQSRQNHDLNQSRQRSQQNHDLNQSRQNHDLNQSRQRSQQNHDLNQSRQKSQQNHDLNQSRQRSQQDHDLNQSRQQTSRQEPNLNQSRSHHVGDEGITSRHGSQRLPSQLDARSRQRTQEGLGTQNRNRSVMQSAGGWSNREDLLPQPDEYQQVVTPHSQRPSRRGGGSTRPSQVSQANGSRRSVAPSYREEDEDEYDEDEEDEESDNGDFVDYYPEYAPPPSVKRKGARVETADNYETCSCFPKRKNKNIPSMVYENITCVHNGLKGQSHAGVYRFDDNWIERDVQTANEQNVSGKKGKKKQKTINRPKIKYIYGYPKPVLPAVSDEEEEDDADDDDEYYDEDMSDEDIDALSTRSKNQARSQSSKNKEKASKKRKHKQRDNLGSRVEEMEDDYDDDEDDEENPQGALTREEAYYPVALPQIGHSPPPSREKSRYSTRSQNALPPLPESPFIIANKNKKASIKPTQSVRSSHRDPSVSYQSGRHSAPDMRSLPSPRQQKPITKTRRFQGVYFDPVRKRAVPYDISWNGHLDQNGGRMSSRMPNRMRSSSRYSKTDIPEEDDDYYDEDDDDEDYEYADNR; this is translated from the exons ATGACATCTATGAACGATGCGGCGAAGGCGTTGAAGCACACTTCACAGGGTTCAAGAGTAGGGACAAACCAACAACAGACAAGAGGGTCCCAAAACCAATCACGGCAGGGAAAACAGGGAGAAAACCCGACCCACGGGCAGTCACGTCAGGGATCACTTCAGGACCAGAATCTCAACCAATCCAGACAGAGATCCCAACAGGATCACAACTTGAACCAATCCAGGCAAAATCATGACTTGAACCAGTCCAGGCAGAGATCTCAACAAAATCATGACTTGAACCAATCCAG GCAAAATCATGACTTGAACCAGTCCAGGCAGAGATCTCAACAAAATCATGACTTGAACCAATCCAGGCAGAAATCTCAACAAAATCATGACTTGAACCAATCCAGGCAAAGATCTCAACAAGATCACGACTTGAACCAATCTAGACAACAGACATCCCGTCAGGAGCCAAATCTGAACCAATCACGGTCCCATCATGTAGGTGATGAGGGTATAACGTCCAGACATGGAAGTCAGCGGCTCCCTAGTCAGTTGGACGCTAGATCCAGACAACGGACTCAGGAGGGACTTGGGACACAGAACAGAAACCGGTCAGTGATGCAGTCTGCCGGGGGATGGAGCAACAGAGAGGACCTCCTCCCTCAGCCTGATGAATATCAACAGGTTGTAACCCCACATTCCCAACGTCCATCCCGGAGAGGAGGCGGATCGACCAGGCCGTCACAGGTCTCTCAGGCAAACGGTTCCAGAAGATCGGTGGCTCCTTCTTATCGGGAAGAAGATGAGGACGAGTATGATGAAGACGAAGAGGACGAGGAAAGTGATAATGGAGACTTTGTGGACTATTACCCTGAATACGCCCCACCCCCTTCAGTGAAGCGAAAAGGGGCGAGAGTGGAAACTGCTGATAATTACGAAACCTGCAGTTGTTTTCcgaaaaggaaaaataaaaacattccgTCCATGGTTTATGAAAATATCACGTGTGTTCATAACGGATTAAAAGGTCAATCGCACGCAGGTGTTTACAGGTTCGATGACAACTGGATCGAAAGAGACGTCCAAACAGCCAACGAACAAAACGTGAGTGGAAAGAAAGGCAagaaaaagcaaaaaacaattaatagaCCAAAGATTAAGTACATTTACGGTTATCCCAAACCAGTCCTCCCTGCGGTTTCAGACGAAGAGGAGGAAGATGATGCTGATGACGATGATGAGTATTATGATGAAGACATGTCTGATGAAGACATAGATGCTTTATCTACCAGGAGTAAAAATCAAGCACGTTCACAAAGTtccaaaaacaaagaaaaagcaTCTAAAAAGAGGAAGCATAAGCAAAGAGATAATCTTGGTTCTAGGGTTGAAGAAATGGAAGACGATTacgatgatgatgaagatgatgaggAAAATCCTCAGGGTGCGCTTACGCGGGAAGAGGCTTATTACCCGGTGGCGCTCCCACAGATCGGGCACTCCCCGCCCCCGTCGCGAGAGAAGTCTCGTTACTCCACGAGATCACAGAACGCTCTCCCGCCGCTTCCAGAAAGTCCTTTCATTATAGCCAACAAAAACAAGAAAGCGTCCATAAAACCGACGCAGTCTGTCCGTTCAAGCCACAGGGACCCGTCTGTTTCGTACCAGAGTGGTAGACACTCGGCCCCAGATATGCGATCGCTACCGTCGCCCCGGCAACAGAAACCTATCACGAAAACTAGACGGTTCCAAGGTGTTTACTTCGATCCAG ttCGGAAAAGAGCCGTTCCATACGACATATCTTGGAATGGGCACCTCGATCAGAATGGTGGAAGAATGTCCTCGCGCATGCCCAATCGCATGAGAAGTAGTAGTCGGTATAGCAAGACGGATATTCCCGAGGAAGATGATGATTATTACGACGAGGACGACGACGATGAAGATTATGAATATGCAGATAATCGATGA